In Balaenoptera acutorostrata chromosome 8, mBalAcu1.1, whole genome shotgun sequence, the genomic stretch TCAGTATGAGGTCCGTCCATCTGACTGTGAGGCTAGAGGGCTGTCTTGCTGGCTGCAGATTTGTCTGCCAAGCTGGTAGTCTGTGTGCATCTGCTGTCCAGCTCAAGGGCTGGAGGCTTGTCTGGCTAGGAGCCTGTGTGAACAGCTAAGGGTCTGACTTGTTGgggtccattcatctgtccagaTGGGGGTCTACCCGTTCATCTGGTTTGGGGGTCTGTTCATCCAACTTGGGATTTAGCTGGCCAGTTGGCTTGGGGTCCATTTATTTCTCTGGCTGAGGATGGTGTCTCTCACTGTGGCTGGGAATCTATCTGTCCGACTAGGAGTCCACCCATCCAATGGGGTCCTATGTATCTGAGGGCTAGGAGCCCATCTGGCTAGCAGGGATTCCATCTACCTGAAGGATTTGCAGTGTGTGTCCAACTGGCAGATGGTCTGGGTAGTGGAGGATCTGTCTGGCTCATGATGCTGTTTCTATATGAGGGTCCATCTGCCTATCTGACCAGTTGACTGCCTGAGTGTCCACCTGGCTGTCTTCCCAGCAGAAGATATATCAATTTCTCTGCCAAAATGGGGGGTCTGCCCACCTGTCTGCCTAGTTGGAAGTCTGGCTGGCTGGGTGGGGTGTCTGTGCAATCAAGGGTCTGTGTGGCTAGTATCTGCCTGGCTGGAGTCCAGTTGGCTAGTGGGGAGTCTTTGTGACTAGGTCTGTCAGGCTGTCTGCCCACATGGGGGTGGGTCTGTGTAGCTGGGAGGTCTGTCTAGCTGACAGGACACCTATCTCTATTCAGCTGGGGATCTCTTTACATCTGCCTGGAAGTCTGTCCAGCCAAGGGTTTATCTGGCTGATGTCTGTCTAGCTGCTTAGCTGGGGGAAGGGGTCTGTCTTTTTGGTGGTCTCTTTTGCATGGGGTGGTCTGTTAGGCTGTTGGTGGGTCACTCTCTCTGGCTGGAGGTCCACCCACGGACTGTCCCTCTGAAGGTCTGGCTGTCTAAGGGAACTGCTATCTGCCTGTCCAGGTTGGGATTCCATCTGTCTGCCTGCCCATCTGGGGATCTTCTCACCTGTCTGTCTGAAATCAGTCTGCTTGGCTGTTGTTATGCCTGGCTTCCATCTGTCTGAATGGTGGAGGGCAACGGGGGTCCATCCATCTCTGTGTCATAAGCTGAGtgtctgagtgagggaggctcAGATACTGAGATGAACCAGTCTTTCAAGTGGTGAAGGGGACAGTCTCCAGAAGCCTATCTGTCCATCCTCCCCTTCACAGCCGGGAGCCCTGCCCAGACTCTTGGGGTTGAATTTATTCTTGAATATGCTCAGTGTAACCTCACCAGCCATCGTCAACCAACTACCTCCCCAAGCCTCACGCCTTGAACGCTATGATCACTGAGGCAAAGCCCCCATATTTTCCACACTGAGAAACTTTTATTTTGATTCAGCCCAGCAACCCCATTCCCAACACTTCACAGAGTAGAGCACGGCTCTCAGCAGTCCAGGAACCCATGTGGACCAGGCACCCAACAGGCAGGCAAGGGCGCTGCACTCACACGCGGGTCCACTCGGCAGGCGGGTCCCGGGGTCCTTTAGGCCTTCCAATGCGCAGGTTGAAGCCTGGAAAAGGAAGGGCACCGTAGGGCTCACGGAGAAGCTGAGGTGCAGAGACGTAGGCAACTCGTGGAAAGTCACCCCCAAGCCTCCAGGCCCTCACGGTTTGCTGCAGACACATCCACAGGTCTCCGAGGGCGTGTGTTTTCCTGCCACCATCTCAAAACCCCAAATGCCTGGGATTCAGTTAAAACTGCAGAGAGTCCCAGCGACCCAGGCTGACTTACCTAGCCCACCAGTCTGAGCTCCATCTACCACGTCCTCGTAGGCGCCAGGCCCTGCTGGGCTTTGATCAACAGGAACTGCAGGCAGAAAACCACCCCTAACAGATCGGCTCAGGCCGCCCCTCGAAGTTCCGGAGAGCCGCTGCGAGGCTAATGcgcatcctcccagaccagagaaGGCAGGCTGGGGGCCGAGCGCCGGGGCCCAGCGGGAGGGTGCGTGGCCAGGGGCGTGACCAAATCGGAGACCTCCGCCCAGCCTAGGTGGCCGGGCCAGAGACCGCGGTTTGGCCCGGGACGCTTCCGGGCGTGACCAGAGGACGGGCGGTTGTCCCAGAGGCGTGGCCGGAGAAGCCAGGACGTCAGCCTCCGGGGCGTGACCGGGCCGGACtcggtggaggggggtgggggtctTCGTGGCCTCCAGGCCCTCCAGACCGCAGCCACAGGGGGTCGGGAGACGGAGCAGGTCGGGgccagccctccccagccccgcGGCCGGGCCGCGTCGACTTACCGCGGCCAGGCAGCGTCCCGCGCCCGTCCTCCGCGTGCGCCTGGGGCCGCCGGGCGCGCGGCGTCACCTGGCTGTAGAGGGGCGTCTCTTCCGCGCCGCGCGCCCGCGCGCCCGCCCCTGCCCCGGTGCCCGCGGGGGCCGCGCGCTTCTGCACCACAGCGTACGTGTCGGCCATGGCGAGGCCCGGGGTCCCGGGCACCGAGATGCTCCTGCGGGTGGGGAGGAAGTGAAACGGCGGCGccgaggatggggagggagggggcagcgcGCTCGGCGCGCAAACCACCGGCTTCCTTCCCGCCCGAGGCGGCGCGCAGTTACGGAgcggggaggtggaggtggtagCGTCTCTGGGTAAAGGGGTCTCGTCTGTGTGTCCCTAGCGCCCAGCAGGTTGGgtggatgaaggaaggaaggggccaGCCTGGCAGGTGAATGGGGCAAGATACTGGTATTGAGGATTGGTCATTTCTGTGTAGttgtctgttgaataaatgaatgaggaagTGACATCTAAAGAGAAGCAAGGGAGAGTCTCAAAATGGAGGGCTGGTCTCAAGGACCAAGGGCTGAAGTCTCTGCCGCACCCGACGTGAGGCCTTACAGTTGGGCGGCCTCAAAAAATATCTGCTGAATTAATGAGTGGAAAAGCGAGGAGAGGGCGAACCTCGGGAGCTAGCCTGAGGGGCAGAGGCAATGGGATCTCTGGGATAAAAGAACCATCTCGGGGAGGGTTCCCAGAGCTCAACTGCGAGAAAGGGCCAGTGAATATTTGGTGAACTGAACGGCAAGGAAGGGGCTGGTGTTTCAAGGGTGAGGAAAGGGCCAGCCTCCAAGGACGAGAAAGTGAAAATGGAAGATtgaggggaggggtttgggtacctGAGGACCCCGCCGGATGGGCGGGCTATGGCAGGAAGGGTGTGGGAAGTCCAGAGGGAGAAGGCATCATCGTAGAGTGGGGCACAATTCTGGGGAAAGGCAGGAGGGAAAGGCATGAGGCTTCGGAGGACGCTGTCCAGGCTCCTAGTGGTGGTCACTGTGGGCTCTGCGGGGGAAGCTTAAGAGGGGACAGTGATAAGGGAGCACGGAGGAGGACAAAGGTAGATATCATAGTGCGTCAGTCCCCGCTCCCGGAGGGAGTCCAAGGGCTGGATGCTGCGCTGGAGGTGGCCATAGACCTCTACTCTGGGTCCTAGTCTCCGAGGATTGGAAGGGGGCCTTGGTACCTCCTTGAGGTTCTGGTAGCGAGGGCTGGCACTTTGGAGAGCTGAGAGGAACATCTGAGCCACTGTGTGGTACAGGAACCTGTACTGCTcctgagggggtgggggagggaagaggggtcaTCGAGAAGGGAAGACCAGAACAGGAGGGATATGTCCTTGGAACGAGGAGACCCGGCTCCCACCTCTGTCTGTATGGCTGCAGGCCGCTGCCTCCGAATCTCGAGGACCACATTGAAGAGGCTGAAGTTAGGTGGGATCATCTAGGGCAGAGAGATGGGCACGTGAGCAGGACCTCCTAGGCACAGGACCCACACTGTGCTTGTATGCCCTCTTCATACCTGGGTCAGGAGCAACTGTCTCACATAATCCACGGTGCACAGGACACCTGTTCGCCCACAGCCCGCGCTAACAAGTGAGAATCAGAGTGAGCTTGGTCAGGGCCTGCCTGCAACCCCTTTTAAAGGGTGCAtttggggctgggggtgaggaccTTAATGGAGTGTCCCCTGCAGCACTTTTTGATTCCCAGAATCCCAGGTTATAATTTGAAAGGAAAACCTTTTTAATTGCTTATATTTGTTGAGCATCAACTGTGTACTTCTCCCTAGCAGACAgtctgtgctcaataaatactaacCATTTCAGCTGCAACTTGAGCAAGTGTGGCCTCAGGTTTCTTGAAATAGGCACTCAGACTGTAAGACTGGCTCCAAGCCCTGCACTATcctccctgtccccctcccccaccaccatcccctcTGTCTCACCAGACCCCCATAAAGCCCATTTTCCTAAACCTGCAGTGGACACAGAGGGGGCTGGGGCCAGATCCCTGGAGGCGCCGGGCTTCCTCCACCATAGCGAGCATGTGGTCGGGATTGCTAGGGACCCCTCTGTCTGGCCAGGACATATACTGCAGCTGGTACACAGAGCGGGATTCCTGAAACACAGGAAATGAGGggcaaagaatgaaaaaagaaagaaaagcatttattCAGCCCCTATTACATGTCAGCCCTAGTTCTCCACATCCTCCATTTAAATGCAACAGATAATAACTGAAGAGATGGGTACTATTGTTAatgcacattttacagatgagaaaacagagacaggaAACAGCTCTCCCTACGTGGGagtctcctcctcccctttcagtACCTTCTGGAAGGTGACCTGAAGGGTCCTGAGCGTGATGTCTGAATTCAGCCATGTCTCCCTTGTCTGTGGATATGGGGCATGTGAGAAGAGGGCAGAAAACAAAGATCACAGGTGCCAAAAGAcatatttacaaaaaaacaaagcatttctgattaaaaatcaaatacagggagttccctggtggcctagtggttaggattctgggctttcactgccgtggcctgggttcaatccctggtcagggaactgagatccttcaagccatgcagcatggcccaaaaaaagaaaaaagaaaaatcaaatacaaacaacatatttttaaaaattcatttagccCGAATATCTCCCATGGCTTTTGTGAAGGAAACATTTCACAAAGGCGAGAAAGAGGAACTATGATTAAATATCCAGCAAGCTCATTTACAGTGAAACAaagaaatgtcttttgttctaaaataaaagtttcattgtatttattcaaTACCAATTGTATTTATGACTTATGAGAgattttcctgagttcttttgAAATGGTAAGGGAAATAAGGATTTTAAGAACCTAACCAGGCACATGAACATTTACAGAGATAACCATGATAGTAGTTAAAATGCAAAAACAGTGTATAATGAGTTCTGACTATTTGCATTGCTAATACCAGAGAGCTCCCTGCAGTGTGAGGGGGACTGTGGGAAAAGTGTTCATCCTTTCAGGCCCAGCCCAAAAGCTTTCCACTCAGAATCATCTGTGAAATCTTCCACAACATCCAAGACTTCATAAAGTGCTGttcccacctctgccccagcTCACCAGAGTGATGCAGAAAAGCCCAATCTGCAGTGGTTCCTGTTCTTGGGCCCAATAACGCTCACACTTTTTCTGCAAAAGGCAAGGGGAAAAGGGCAGAGAGTGAAGAGTGGGAGTCTGCCTCAGAGTTCAGATCAACACGTGCACACCCCGCATGGGACAGCCCAGGTTGCTGGTGGAAGCACAGACAGCTGAAGCTTCAAAGGAAGCCAGGTGGCAGAACCTCATCAGACTAAACACAGACAGACTCAATGGAGATGTGAGCTTCTGACTGTGCAGGAGGAAGACAGTCCAGAATATTCTCCTTCTGTAAGCAACTAAAAacctggacaaaatatatgagcCACTATTTTCAGACACTGGTCCACAGCCTTGCAGGATTGTGATCACTGAACGACGGGAAACACATGAGTCAAACCTTATGGCCTCCCCAGCTTACTGCCAAGAGGCAGTAACCAGGCTGCAGAACGTGGAGAGTTTGATGAGCCCACTGAGTTGAGGAGCCAGAGATCTTGGCTCGGGGAAGCCAAGGCAGAGGTCTTGAGAGAACAGCACTAtgcaaacaaaagcaaagaactCCAGAAGTCTGCATAGGGGTCCCCTTAAGTCTTTAGCTGAATAATAATCTGGGCACATATGATACGAAACCCCGTGAAGCTAGGAAGGAATAACTTCCCGTGAAAGAGTAATAGCTAGGGAACTGAAAGATGAACATTTCCTAGGGCTCACAGTGGGAcagaaataatttacatttcctcCAGCCACAGTGGAGAGACCTAAGTGATTAAAAGGGGCATTCAGTAGGGAACCTGAAGGATCAAACATTGAAAGTAGAATGAACTTAGTTCTAGAATAAAGGATTCTCTAGACTCACCCTAAAAGAGCTTAGAAACAAACCTTAAAATGATCAAATATCTAAAAGTAACTTAACTGCCTTCCAGAAAAAGTCTAACACTTTTTAAAGGAAGGTAACAAAATCCAAAACTtacttttgtaaaatttaaaatattgagcatccaataaaaatttactagacatacaaagaagcaagaaaatatgaGCTATACCCAGGAGAAAAATCAGCAGAAAAAGACCCaatagagatgaggaaacaatcagacaaagactttaaaacagcctttataaatattataaatatgttcaaagatgAAAAGGAAACCACGAAAGggatgaaagtgaaataaaagatataaaaaaagacctaaatggaacttctagagaggaaaaataaaatatatgaaataaaaaattcactgtctaagacccatgaaaagatgctcaacatcagtaattattagagaaatgcaaatcaaaactacaatgaggtaccgcCTCACActggtctgaatggccatcatgaaaaagtctacaaataacaaatgctggagagggtgtggagaaaagggaaccctcccacattgctggtaggaatgtaaattggcgcagccactatggagaacagtatggaggttcctcaaaaaactaaaaatagagttaccatatgatccagcaatcccactcctgggcatacatctggacaaacctatatttgaaaagatacatgcacccctgtgttcatagcagcgctacTCAAAATAGctaaggcatggaaacaacctaaacgtctatcgacagatgaatggataaagaagacgtgatatatatatacaatatactcaaccataaaaaagaatgaaataatgccatttgcagcaacatggatggacctagagattatcatactaagggaagtaagtcaga encodes the following:
- the PTPN18 gene encoding tyrosine-protein phosphatase non-receptor type 18, with translation MSRSLDAARSFLEQLEARGGREGAVLAGEFSDIRARSASWKTDSVCSTEAGSRPENVRKNRYKDVLPYDQTRVILSLLQEEGHGDYINGNFIRGTDGSQAYIATQGPLPHTLLDFWRLIWEFGVKVILMACQEMENGRKKCERYWAQEQEPLQIGLFCITLTRETWLNSDITLRTLQVTFQKESRSVYQLQYMSWPDRGVPSNPDHMLAMVEEARRLQGSGPSPLCVHCSAGCGRTGVLCTVDYVRQLLLTQMIPPNFSLFNVVLEIRRQRPAAIQTEEQYRFLYHTVAQMFLSALQSASPRYQNLKENCAPLYDDAFSLWTSHTLPAIARPSGGVLRSISVPGTPGLAMADTYAVVQKRAAPAGTGAGAGARARGAEETPLYSQVTPRARRPQAHAEDGRGTLPGRVPVDQSPAGPGAYEDVVDGAQTGGLGFNLRIGRPKGPRDPPAEWTRV